From the genome of Triticum aestivum cultivar Chinese Spring chromosome 3B, IWGSC CS RefSeq v2.1, whole genome shotgun sequence, one region includes:
- the LOC123068570 gene encoding probable tRNA-splicing endonuclease subunit Sen2, with protein sequence MDISGPRWKKGKDGKDFAALAAAQPMSSIVAKLRSSLKGSKLVATLSTGGGDAVLAVNPQQAALLSRAAFGRALENAGAEKQWFQLGAEEVFYLRHALECIVVESASKDLMSQGELWDHLCSASESFPEMYRAYSHLRSKNWVVRSGLQYGTDFVAYRHHPALVHSEFAVVVVPEGSGFGGRCGRLKVWSDLLCALRASGSVAKTLLVLTISSNVCELGSPDCLEQLVVHERTITRWIAQQCREQRCEPRREEEAYKEEQDRTGETVVFNYWGVILGFTVLSSLLVYKLRFRQ encoded by the coding sequence ATGGACATTTCTGGTCCAAGATGGAAGAAGGGCAAAGACGGCAAGGATTTCGCGGCTCTGGCAGCAGCCCAACCCATGTCAAGCATTGTTGCCAAGCTCCGGTCTTCACTGAAAGGATCAAAGCTCGTGGCGACTTTATCTACCGGGGGCGGGGATGCGGTTCTTGCCGTGAACCCGCAGCAAGCCGCGCTTCTGAGCCGCGCCGCCTTTGGCCGGGCACTGGAGAATGCCGGAGCCGAGAAGCAGTGGTTCCAGCTGGGCGCCGAGGAGGTCTTCTACCTTCGCCATGCTTTGGAGTGCATCGTGGTCGAGTCAGCGAGCAAGGACCTGATGAGCCAAGGGGAGCTGTGGGATCACCTATGCTCCGCATCAGAGTCGTTTCCCGAGATGTACAGGGCATACTCGCATCTCAGGTCGAAGAACTGGGTGGTGCGGTCAGGTTTGCAGTATGGCACGGATTTTGTCGCTTACCGTCATCACCCGGCGCTCGTCCACTCGGAGTTTGCTGTGGTTGTGGTTCCGGAAGGATCGGGGTTTGGCGGTAGGTGTGGCCGCCTGAAGGTGTGGTCTGATCTACTCTGTGCACTCCGAGCTTCTGGCAGTGTGGCCAAGACGCTGCTGGTTCTGACAATCTCCAGCAATGTCTGTGAACTGGGATCCCCAGATTGTTTGGAACAGCTGGTTGTCCATGAAAGAACCATTACAAGGTGGATAGCCCAGCAGTGCCGTGAGCAGCGATGTGAACCACGCAGAGAAGAAGAAGCGTATAAGGAAGAACAGGATCGCACAGGAGAAACTGTAGTTTTCAACTATTGGGGTGTAATACTAGGCTTCACAGTTCTTTCTAGCCTACTTGTGTACAAGCTGAGATTCCGACAATAA